CCGGCGGCCACTCCCCCTGGCCGTGCCAGATTCGGAATCCCACCGGCCGGCCGAGGGAATCCAACAACACCAGCACCGCGTCCACCCGCGTGGCCGCCGCTCCGTCTTCCGCATCGATGCGGAACTCGACCGTCAACTCGATCCCGTCCGAACGCGGGACGGCGGTTTCCTTTGTTACGACCGCCGGCAGGATCCCCAGCGCCTCGGTGGTGCGCACGGCGCTCGCCAGTTCGACCCGGGCGATTTCGGGCTGCGCCAGCTCCGGAGGAAAGAACACCGCCGCCGCGGTCCGCCGGCCGGCGGGCAGAACGAAAAGGGGGAACGCCGTATCCAGGGCGCTGAAGGCATCTTCCTCGGGCGATGCATACAGCGAAAACCGCAGGATCAGTCCGGAAACCGGATCCGGCCCCGGATTGCCCACCATTGCCAGGCACCATTTTCCGCCGCTGGGTTGCGGGTAACAATAGGGCGGACCGAGTTCCAGGCTTACCGGCGTGGGGCTGGGGGGAGGCGTTTCGGAACCCGCCGGCCTGACCGGAATCACCAGCACCTGGCCGATCGGCAGCGCATTGGGATCCACGCCGGGGTTGGCTTGGATCAGCGCATCGACGGTGACGCCGAACTTGGCGGCGATCGAGCCGAAGGTGTCGCCCGCCTTCACGGTGTAGGTCTGCGGAGTGGGGCTCGGGGCCGGCGTCGGAGTGAGCGAGACCGCGCGCGTCGGGAAAAAATACGAAGGGGAGGCGGTCGGCGATTGCCAGCGGGCCGGGGTGGGGAATTCCACCGGCGTCGCGGCGGGCCGGCAGCCGCACAGCAAAGCCGTCCAGAACAACGCACACCAAGCGCGCGAAGCCATAACCGCGATTATAACAACCCGGAAAGGAGCGCTCTCCGCCCAAGAATTCCCGGACGGCCGGCGATTTCCATCCCGAAATCGGCCGAGGACCCAGGACGGACATCACGTGGTCGGCGTGCTGGTCGGCAAGGGCGTCTCGGTATCGGTGGGCAGGGGCGTCTCGGATGCGGTTCCGGTGGAAGTGGGCTGGGGCGTGAAGGTCGGCGTGCCGGTTGGAATCGGGGTTTCCGTCGGCGTCAGAGTCACCGTCGGGGTTTCGGTGGGCGTGCGGGTGGGAACGGGCGTCGGAACGGGTTTTTGCAGGTGGAAGCGGACGTTTATTTCCGCTTTCCCACCCTGGCGCGAGAAAACGGTCAGTCGGATGGTCAGCCACCCGTTGTCGATCCGCGAGACATCCCACTCCGCCAGCTTGCCCGTCGCCGAGACCGGGATCGTGGAAGGGGGAATGATGGCGATCCACTCGTCCGGATCCCGGTCGAGCGCGTATTCCAGCGTAAAGTGGTCGAATTCGCGGGTGGCATCCGCTTTGCCGAGGATGTCGAACCGCTCGTCGGCGACCGTCTGGT
The window above is part of the Anaerolineales bacterium genome. Proteins encoded here:
- a CDS encoding LysM peptidoglycan-binding domain-containing protein, with amino-acid sequence MASRAWCALFWTALLCGCRPAATPVEFPTPARWQSPTASPSYFFPTRAVSLTPTPAPSPTPQTYTVKAGDTFGSIAAKFGVTVDALIQANPGVDPNALPIGQVLVIPVRPAGSETPPPSPTPVSLELGPPYCYPQPSGGKWCLAMVGNPGPDPVSGLILRFSLYASPEEDAFSALDTAFPLFVLPAGRRTAAAVFFPPELAQPEIARVELASAVRTTEALGILPAVVTKETAVPRSDGIELTVEFRIDAEDGAAATRVDAVLVLLDSLGRPVGFRIWHGQGEWPPGPTHTLTLDAFVLAGRMDSYEFILQARGA